Below is a genomic region from Sphingomonas phyllosphaerae.
CTGCCGTTCGTGCTCAAGCTGATCCCGATGGCAGCACTGGGTGCGATCCTCGTCGTCACCGGCTTCCGGCTGGTCAGCGTCAAGCACGCGACGCACCTGTTCCGCGACTATGGCGTGTTGCCGGTGCTGATCTGGGCGGCGACGCTGGTGACGGTCGTGTCGACCGACCTGCTGACCGGGGTGCTGGTCGGGATCGGGCTGACGATGCTCGAATTGATCCCCAACCTCCACCGGCTGCGGCTGCGTGTCTATGAGGGACAGGAGGCCGACACCCATGCGATCACGCTGGACGGCACGGCGACGTTCGTGACGTTGCCGAAGCTGTCGGAGACGCTCGACCGGGTGCCGACCGGCACGCCGGTGCGGATCGACGCGACGCGGCTCAACGCGGTCGATCATACCAGTGCGGAGATGCTGCGCGACTGGTTCCAGCGGCGTCGCGCCTCGGGTCAGTCGGTCAAGGTCACTGGTGCGCGTGGCCGGATCGCCACACTGAACGACGATCAGCACTGACGTTACCGGCTGGCAATGTTTTGATACCATTCCGAAACATTGCTGCAACGCGGCGTAAATAGGTTTAACGCGTGAGCCAGCCATCGCCCTGCCGCTCGTCATAGCGGGGGAGAGCGAAGCGGACCGCAAGCAGGAGGAGCCTCTTACCATCAGGAGGTTCCATGAAGTACGCATTCCTCGTCCCCGCCGCCATGCTGGCGTTGATCGCCGTTCCCGCCGCCGCGCAGGAAGAAGCACCGCCCAAGCCGGTCACCGTCTCGGGCTCGGTCGGGCTGGTCAGCGATTACCGTTTCCGTGGCGTGTCGCAGTCCGATGAGAACCTGGCAGTGCAGGGCGGTTTCACGATCGCGCATGAGAGCGGCGTGTATATCGGCACCTGGGGATCGAACCTCGCCGGCTGGGGCACGTTCGGCGGCGCCAATATGGAGCTGGACCTGATCGCCGGCTTCAAAACTCCGATCGGCGACGGCGGTACGCTCGACATCGGCGCGACCTGGTACATGTATCCGGGTGGCTTCGATAACACCGACTTCATCGAGCCGTACGCCAAGCTGTCGGGCACCGCGGGGCCGGTCAGCCTGACCGCGGGCGTCGCTTATGCGCCCAAGCAGGAAGCGCTCGGTGCGTGGTATGCCAACGGCACATCGGCGGCGAACGGCGTCTACGACCGGCCCGGCGCGAAGGGCGACAATCTTTACGTCTGGGGCGATGCCGCCGCGGGCATCCCCGGCACCGGGCTGACCGCCAAGGCGCACGTCGGCGCGTCGAGCGGCAACAAGGGGCTCGGGCCGTTCGCGACCAGCGTCGCGCCGACCGGTGCCTATGCCGACTGGCTGCTGGGCGTCGACTATACGATCCCGAGCACGCCGCTGACGGTTGGCGTCGCCTATGTCGACACCAACATCTCGGATCGCGAAGCCGCGTATCTCCAGCCGAGCTTCAGCCGCGGGCAGGATGGGGTCGGCTCGATCGCCGGGGCCAAGGTGGTCTTCGCGCTGACCGCGGCGTTCTGAGGGGGTAAGCGAGCCTTTGGCTCGCGCGCTCGCGTCGCGAGCGCCGACCCCTCACCCAACTGCGACTAAGACTTTGCTGCGCAAAGCCTAAGTCTGCGCAACCCTCTCCCCTCTGCGAGGGGAGAGGGCAGAAGACGTATCGGTGATGGGGCGGGGGGTTTGTATCCCCCGCCGCCATCCCACATAAGGGGGCAAGCAATTTCAGGAGTGCCCCTTGGCCACGTTAGGCATGTCACCCGCCGAGAAGGAAGCGGTCCAGCGGTTCCGCGCCGACGTCGTCGAACCGTCGATGACGCAGCTCGTGATCGTCGACTTCTGGGCCGAATGGTGCGGGCCGTGCAAGGCGCTGACGCCGGTGCTGGAGAAGGTCGCGGCCGACTATGCCGATAAGGGCGTGGTGCTGGCCAAGGTCGATACCGACAAGGACCAGTTCATCGCGGCGCAGTTCCAGATCCGCTCGATCCCGACCGTCTACGCGATGTTCCAGGGGCAGTTGGTCGCCGACCTGACCAGCGCGCGCACCGAATCGCAGCTGAAGGCGATGCTGGACCAATTGCTGCGCCAGCTGCCGATCAGCGGCGAGGCACAGTCTCAGGAGGCCGAGCTGGAGCCGCTGATCGCGATGGGCGAACAGGTGCTGGCCGAAGGTGACGCAGAGCGTGCGTTGTCGATCTTCGATCAACTGGCCGAGATGGCGCCCGAGCATCATGCGGTGCTGTCGGGGCGTATCCGTGCGCTGGTCGCGGCGGGGCAGGTCGACGACGCCGATGCGGCGATCGCGGCGTTGCCCGAGGATGTCGCGAAACTGCCCGACGTGCAGCGCGCGGTGGCGGCGCTGGCGCTCGCCAAATCGGCGCCGGCCGTCGACGATCTCGCGCCGCTGGAGGCGGCGGTGGCGGCGAACCCCGACGATCTGCAGGCGCGTTTCGATCTCGCCAATGCGCGGATGGCGGCGGGCGATCGCGATGCGGCGGCAAGCGGATTCCTGTCGATCGTCGCGGCCGACCGTGCGTGGAACGACGATGCGGCGCGCCAACAGCTGCTCAAGCTGTTCGAGGTCGTCGGGCTGGAAGACCCATGGGTGTCCGCGCAGCGCCGCAAGTTGTCGGCGATCCTGTTCGGATGACCGAGACGACGCGGCTCTCGATCTTCCCGCTGCCGGGGGCGTTGCTGTTCCCGCAGCTGCACCTGCCGCTGCATATCTTCGAACCGCGCTATCGCGCGATGGTGTCCGACGCGATGGCGCGCGACCGGCGGATCGCGATGATCCAGCCGCGCCCCGACAGCGAGGATGCCGATGCCCCCGACCTGTTCGACATCGGCTGTGTCGGTCGGATCGCCGAGGTCGAGGCGCTCGACGACGGGCGCTACAATCTGATCCTGCAAGGACTGTCGCTGTTCCGCGTGCGGCGCGAGCTGGTGGTGACGACGCCGTTCCGGCAGGTCGAGGCCGAGCTGTTGCCGGTGACGGAAGACGAGACGCTGTCGCTGGGCGGTCGCGCCTCGCTGGAGATGGAGTCGCGCCGATTCGCGGAGGCGCATGGCTATAGCGTCGACTGGAAGGCGGTCGGGCGGCTGGATGACGTCAGCCTCGTCAACGGCGTCGCGCAGATCGCGCCGTTCGATGTGGCGGCGAAGCAGGCGCTGCTGGAGGCGCCCGACCTGGCGACGCGGGCCGAGATGCTGGT
It encodes:
- a CDS encoding tetratricopeptide repeat protein gives rise to the protein MSPAEKEAVQRFRADVVEPSMTQLVIVDFWAEWCGPCKALTPVLEKVAADYADKGVVLAKVDTDKDQFIAAQFQIRSIPTVYAMFQGQLVADLTSARTESQLKAMLDQLLRQLPISGEAQSQEAELEPLIAMGEQVLAEGDAERALSIFDQLAEMAPEHHAVLSGRIRALVAAGQVDDADAAIAALPEDVAKLPDVQRAVAALALAKSAPAVDDLAPLEAAVAANPDDLQARFDLANARMAAGDRDAAASGFLSIVAADRAWNDDAARQQLLKLFEVVGLEDPWVSAQRRKLSAILFG
- a CDS encoding TorF family putative porin, which translates into the protein MKYAFLVPAAMLALIAVPAAAQEEAPPKPVTVSGSVGLVSDYRFRGVSQSDENLAVQGGFTIAHESGVYIGTWGSNLAGWGTFGGANMELDLIAGFKTPIGDGGTLDIGATWYMYPGGFDNTDFIEPYAKLSGTAGPVSLTAGVAYAPKQEALGAWYANGTSAANGVYDRPGAKGDNLYVWGDAAAGIPGTGLTAKAHVGASSGNKGLGPFATSVAPTGAYADWLLGVDYTIPSTPLTVGVAYVDTNISDREAAYLQPSFSRGQDGVGSIAGAKVVFALTAAF
- a CDS encoding LON peptidase substrate-binding domain-containing protein; the protein is MTETTRLSIFPLPGALLFPQLHLPLHIFEPRYRAMVSDAMARDRRIAMIQPRPDSEDADAPDLFDIGCVGRIAEVEALDDGRYNLILQGLSLFRVRRELVVTTPFRQVEAELLPVTEDETLSLGGRASLEMESRRFAEAHGYSVDWKAVGRLDDVSLVNGVAQIAPFDVAAKQALLEAPDLATRAEMLVQLMQFFGRHDGEDRVTLQ